Below is a window of Microthrixaceae bacterium DNA.
GCGCTGCTGGTGTGTTCACCGTGCCCCTCAACCCTGACGGCACCATCACTTTGGAAACCGCCGGTGTCACCAGCATCAGGGTCGCGGTCACGGGGTATTGGAAGGTCCCCACCGGAAACGACACCGGACTCGGACTGGATCTGCTCGAAGCCCCCACCCGCCTCGTCGACACCACCACCAGCACCGGCATGTGTGACAACAACCCGTGTGACACGCTCCAGGCGAACACGCCAGTCGAAGTCGCGGTCACCGGACAGGGCGGGCTGTCGGGTGAGATCATGGCGGTCATGGTTTCGGTCACCGCTATCAACCCGACCGGCACCGGTGTCCTCGGGGTTGGGACCACCGAAGCCGACTTGGGTGGCGGGATCGTGGTGTTCGACCCAGCCCAACACGCGTCGACGACCATGATCATCCCGCTCACCGGCACCGGGACGTTCACGATCGGATCCTGGACCGAAACTGATGTGGCGGTCGATGTGATCGGCGTGTTCCGGGCGCCGACTAGGACGTGGCGTTACGAATACGACACGACCGGCATGCGCACCGCCAAGCAACTCGACAACACGGCTGGCACCGGTGTGGAGTGGCGTAAAGAACACACCTGGACCGCCGGAACCGGTCTGCCGTTGCTGCTAGCCGAGCATCAAGGCGCACAGAGCGCGTATGTGATCTACGGGCCGGGCGGGACACCGATCTATCAGATCAACACCACCGGAGAAGTCCAATACTTCCATCAAGATCACCAAGGCTCCACCCAGCTTACCACCAACGCGAATGGAACCACCCGCAACACCATCAGCTACAACGCCCACGGTGAAATCACCGCAAACACCAACTGGTGGCTCGAACAACCCCTCAACGGATACACCGGCCAATACCACGACCCCGAAACCGGCTACATCTACCTAAGAGCCCGCCACTACGACCCCACCACCGGCCAATTCACAACAGTCGACCCACTAGTGGCGATGACCGAAGAACCCTACGGATACGTAAGCGGCAATCCCCTGAACCGTAACGATCCATCAGGCCTCTACTGGGGCGAAGGAGTGGTGAACGGGGTCGTAGAAATTGCAACTCAAGGAAATGCCGATTGTCTTGATATTCTAGATGCCGATTGTCAGACAATTGCCGAACAGTATCCAACCACAACTCAACAGGTCGTCGAGGGATCAGCTGGCTTTGTGGACACTCTGACCCTTGGAAATGGACGGACAATCTTTCCTGATACGGAAATTGATTGGGCAAGCAGTGCCAGCAAGGCAGGCCAGGCAGCGGGCGCCCTTTCTTTACTACCCCTGGCGGTAGGCAATCCTTCAGCCTTTGGGTTCTATTCGGCATCTATGGCAACAGTAGGCTGTTTGTCGGCGGCTGGACGTGCGGGAAGATTAACACCCAATTGCGTCCAGGCCCTGGTGATGTTTGGGCTGGGCGGATATTTGTCGTCGGTAAGCAGACTTCTTCCCTATTGGGCGCCACCATGGCTCCGAGACGTCGTTGCGGGAATGATGTCATGGTACGTCGACTGTGCGGCATACCTAGAATGAGGAACCTCGTATTTCTAGGCCAGGTTACGATCTATTGCACCTTAATGGCAATTCTCCTTGAAATGAGGTTAGATAAGCCGGTCGGGCCGGGAACGATCCTTCGCCCGTCGCTCAGGCGATGGAGAATTATGCGAAATTCGTTAACTCTTCTGGTTGTCGGCTTCATGGGATTTCTGCTTTCGAAACTCTAAGCTTGCGATTAGACCGGCTCTTCGGATCTGAGGGGGGGGAGTGATCGGCGGGTAAAGGGGCCCTACGCGTTTGAGCGGGGTGGGTTGCCGAGGAGGGTCCAGTTGCAGCCGCCGCAGGCGAGAAGGATGCGGAGCCGGTAGTGGTTGAAATTCCGGAAGCCCGCGGCGACTCGTTTGACCTTCTTGATCAACGAGTTGAGGCCCTCGACAGGGCCGTTGGTGTGGCCGCTGTGGTGCCATGCCAGGATCGGGTTTCGCCATTGGGTGAGGGTGCGGGCCATTCCGCGAACTTCGGGGGCGGTGGCGTTTCGGCAGCCTTCGATGATGCCGTCGAGCCAGCGTGCAGCGCCGGGCTGGTCGCCCCACATCGTGTAGAGGTCGCGAACGACTTCTTTGGCAGTCCAGGCTTCGTGGACTTCACCGTCAGGGTCTCCCACCGCGAGCAGCTCAGCGAGGCGGGTGCGCGGTGGTCGGCGTCGAGTCGCTCGGCTCCGATGGTCAACAGCTTGCGGCTGCGATACAGCGGATCGGCTTTGCGGCCCCGGCGACCGTGGGTGTCTTGTTGGACTCGACGGCGTGTGCGGTCCACAACCCGGGTAGCGACTCCCACGACGTGGAAAGGGTCCGCCACCGCGACGGCGTTGGGAAGGTGGGTGGCCAACGATCGTCGGAACGGTTCGTGCAGATCAGTGACGGTGACCGTCACCAGCTTGCGCCACCACTCAGGCTGAGCATCGAGCCACGCGGACAGCTCAGGGCCTTGTCGGCCTTCGATCACGTCGATGACGTGGCGGTTGTCGAGATCCCAGACCGCCGAGATCCAGCGGGTCCGCTCGGTTGCGTTCGCGGCTAGGTACTTCGTTTCATCAACACCGACAGCGGCGACCGTCCCGACCCGGTCGGGGTCTTCGGTGAGCGCTCGACCCCAGTACCAAACAGCGGCCATCACCGTGTTCCACGCCACTCCCAGATGGGGGCTGCGGATTCGTGTGTGTTACTGGGGGGCACGAGGGTCCTGTGAAGCGCCTCAGGTCTGGTGCCGTTCTCATACGGGTTGCGGCTCTCGGGTGAGGTACCCGACCTGAGGGGTAGCCGGTACGGTCGGGTGGTGTTACCTCGGGAGGTTTGGACGTGATCGAGTTGAGGGCTGATCGGAGCCAGACGACGGGGTGGTCGTTGCGGGGGCGGGCGGCGGCCGTCGTGGCCGCGGTGGTGCTGTTGGCTTCTGTTGGGGTCGGTTGCTCGGGCGATGACGACAAAGCGAACAAGGGTGATGGCCCGGGCTCGACCGCCATGCCCGAGCTGACCCCGGCTCCTTCCGAGTTGGAGGAGGAACTGGCGGCCACCATCGACGGGGCTAAGGCATGTGACTGGCTCGATGAGAGCGAGTGCATGTTTCCGTTTCCGTCGTCGCGCTTCGAGAACGACGACCCCAAGACCGACACCAAGCGCAAGTTGGAGTTCGAGCTCGGGGCCCTCCCGGTCAACGTGGATGGGGTGGAGGTCGAACCCAAGGCTTGGGCCCGGCTCGACGGCTGGGGTGTGGGAACCCCGATTATGACCACCATCGCTGGTGTCGACCCGGAGGCTTCTAGCTTCCCGAGCGAAGCCGATCCGGCGTCGTCTCTGGAGAAGGGGTCGGGCACGGTGATCGTGGACATGACCACAGGCAAGCGCGTGGCGCACTGGGCCGAGGTCGATGCCCGACCTGAGATCGCCGAGGCCGACCGCACCACCGTCCTGCTCCATCCCCTCACCATGTTGGAACCCGGTCGCCGCTACGCCGTGGGCATCGCTCAGCCCGTTGACCGCGGCGGGGACCCGATCGCGGTGTCCAACGGGTTCCGCGTCATCCGAGACCGGCTTCAGACCGGGATCGGACCGGTGGAGCAACGGCGATCCCGCCTCGACCAGGCCGTCAACGCCGTGGACGAAGCGGGCCTGCCCCGGGCCGAGCAGTGGCTGGCCTGGGACTTCACCACCATGAGCGAGAAGCTGCTCACCGGGGGCCTCGTCTCCATGCGTGATCAGGCCTTCGACCAGTTGGGAGATGCAGCGCCCGCATTCACCGTCACCGAGGTGTTGAGCACCGCCGATGACGGAGGTCCGCTACCCGATGGGGTGGCCCGTCGGGTTCGGGGCACCTTCGAGGTCCCGTCGTTCCTGACCGGCGACGGCTCGCCCGGCAGCGTGCTGACCCGCTACGACGACAAGGCACCGTTGCTGTCCGGTCGGAACTACACCGCGGAGTTCACCTGTTCGCTCACTGCGACCCAACTGGCCGGGACCACACCGGCCCGGCCCGTCGTCTACGGCCACGGTTTGCTGGGCAGTGCCCGAGAATCCGAACGGGGAGATCTGGGCCTGGCTGCCGGCAACCTCATGCCCTGTGCCACCAATTGGATCGGCATGTCCGAACCAGACATCGGCTACGCGGTATCGGCCCTGGCTGACATCAACAAGTTCCCGAGCGCAGCCGAAAGGCTCATGCAGGGCGTGATCAACCAGCAGTTCCTGGCCCGGCTGTTGACTCACGGAGACGGTTTCGTGGCCGCCCCCGAGTTCCGCACCACCGCCGGAGCGGCCAGCTTCGACACCGACGAGGTGTTCTACGAGGGTCACAGTCAGGGCGGGATCATGGGCATCGTGGCCACCGCGGTGTCCACCGAGTGGACCAAGGCGATCATCGGCGTACCCGGCATCGACTACGCGCTGCTCATTCCCCGCTCCAACAATTGGCAGAAGTACGGCCCGGTGATCGCCGGTGGTTACGACCGGCCGGTGGACGGTCTGTTGATCCTGGCGCTGCTGCAACAGCTCTGGGACCAGGCCGAAGGTTCCGGCTTCGCCCGTCACCTCACCACCAACACCCTGCCCGGTACGCCCGAACACCAGGTGATCATGCAGGTGGCTCTCGGTGACCATCAGGTGGCCAACGTCTCAGCGGAGATCGCGGCCCGCACCGCCGGGGTGCCGATCCGGGTGCCGGCGGTGGACGACCCTGGCAGCGGACGGGTGGAGCCACCTTTCGGCATGGACATCGTAAAGGCAGGCGAGGACGCCACCTCCTTGTTGATCTACTGGGATGCCGGCACCCTGCCCGCACCGCTCGGTGGGATCAGCCCGGACATGGCCGAGCCGTGGATCAGCGAATGCGAACCCGGTTCGGCGGGAGACAGAACGGTGGCCAATGCCGACTGTGCCGATCCCCACGAGTTCCCCCGCCGCACCCCCGATGCCCAACGCCAACGCAACGAGTTCTTCGCCACCGGCATCATCAGCGACGTCTGCGGACCCGACCCGTGCCGCACCGAACCCCGCAACCGCTGACCGGTTCGGACTCCTTCACCACCGCCGACGGAGCCCCAGTCGCAGCCGACGAATTGGAAGAGCTGCAGCCCGGCCCAGCGCACACTGCGCAAGGAAGTCGTCGGCAATCAGGGGCACACGGGGCAATGGAACCAATACGTTGTTTCATGGCCAGGCGATGAGGAGGGCTTTGGCTGCGGTGCTCAGCTTCATGGCCAGTCGCCGATCGTGGCCCGGTATTGGCTGGAAGTCGTGGTGCAGGTAGAACGCCCTGGCCTGGTCATCGATGGCATCAACGACGACCACCCGACCCCCGGCCCGACGGGCGGCGTCAATGATCACCCCGAGTGCCCCCAACAACAGTTCCGAGCCGAGCCCCTGGCCCTGCAATGAGGTGACGATGGCGAACTTGGTTAGGAGGATTGCTGGGATCTGCCGCGACGCTCCCCTGGCCAGCTTGGACGGAGCCTCAGCGCGGTCGAGGAGGTGGGGAGCAACTGCGAAGTAGCCGACCACGGCACCGTCTTCGTCGACGAGGACGTAGGTGCGAACGCCTTGACCGGTGGCGGTACGGGCATGGCGGCGTAGCCACTCGCCAAGATCGTCGTTGCCGCACTCGAATGCCCCGAGGTCGTGGCCAGCGAGCGGCTCGATCCGGTACGTCACCTAGGCGCTATCCGAGGCGCGCGGTTGGCACGTTTCGCCGCCTCCGCCAGCCGTGGCGCTGGCCCAGCCGCATCTAGTACGGCGAGAAGTTCATCGAAGTAGTCGGCTGGAACCGTCGTGGTCGTCGCCTCAGCTATGACCTCATCGGCGCGCTTCACCGCGGCACCCACCAGAAATGCCGACACCGACACCCCTGCCGCAGAAGCGGCTCGCTCGATACGAGCACGCTGGTCGGGCGACACCCGAGCTTCCATTCGTTCTGTCTTCACGGCCATCACGCCTCCGGGTAATGTACGGACAATTGTACGGTCGATCCGCGGTGGCGTAAACCCGTGATGCGAACCCGGTTCGGCGGGTGACAGATCGACAGCGACTAGGTCGTCGGGGTGAGGTCGGTGAGGACGAGCTTGTTCGACTCCTTGAGGGTGGCGGGGCCCGACAGATCGAGCTCGCGTTCCATCTGGACCGGTAGGTGGGTGTCGTTGGCGAGCCACAGCTTCTCGACCCAGGTGCCGGACAGGCTGCCGCTGACGTTGAAGGTCAGCTCGACCAGGGTGGCCTCGACCGCCTGACCGGCGATGTCGACGGTGGCCGGCGACGATCTGGCGGTCCCGGTCATCTGGGATTCCACCTTCACCGGTGCCCCTTCCAAGGAGATCCCACAGGCGATGTCGCCCTGTTCGGTGGCCGGGTCGATGACCACGTTGGGGTCGCACTGGAAGGTGACGGTGGGGGACATGCCGCCGACGGATTGGTGCTTGCGGTGCTCGACGAAGCGGACCGTGCCGTCAGGCGAGGCGCACAAGGTGGTGTCGTCGGAGTGCTGTTCGAACAGCTTGGCGGTGGTGGTGAAGCACTCGGGGTCCTCGTCGTGCACCAGCACCATGTTCACCTCGGCGGGCAGCACGCGGTGCTCGGCGGGGAACGGTCCCAGCTTCACGTCCTCGCTGCCCGTCGCGGTGAAGGTGTACACGCCGGGTTCGGGACGTGAGGCCGTGGTGGATGCGGCGGTGGTCGTCGATGCTCCGGCGTCATCCCCGTTGGCAGAGGTGGTGGTGCTGTTGTGGGAACGGAAGTCTTCGACGGCTTCGTCCTTGGTGACGGGGTCGCTTCCCCGGGGCCACAACAGGAACGCTCCGACGAGCACCACGACGATCAGCACCAGGCCTCCGGCGATCAGGGGTTTACGTCCGGTCATGACGGGGCCTCGTCACTGCGGCGCACCGCGGTCAACGTGACGGCTTGGAGGTGCTTCGCGTTGTCGTGCATGGCCTTGCGCATGGAGAGCACCCGTTCGCGAGCCGGCTTGTCCTTGGCGACATTGACCCCGAAGCGCGCCGCACCGGTGAACCCTTCGTCGGCGATCAATCGTCGTGGTTCGAGCAGGTGCAGGGGAGCGGTGGAGCAGTGAGCCACATCGAATCCGGCGTCGTCGAGCAGCTTGCGCCAGCCGGCGATGGTGAGGGGGGTGACGTTCACCTTGATCGTGGACTGGAGGTCGTGAGCAGCGCGGTCGGCGTCGTCCTCGGTGACGTCGTCGGGGGCGAAGGCGACCTCGTGAAGGCCGAGCCGTGCCCCGGGCCGCGAGATCCGGGCCAACTCGGCGAGGATCCGGTCCTTCTGCTTGGCGCCCTGCATTGTCAGGTAGGCCTCGCCGAACACCACGTCGGCGCAACGGTCAGGCAGGCCCGTGTCTGATGCCGAGCCGTTCACGGCCCGCCGGTTGGTCCCGTTCATCTGGCTGGCCATGCGCTCGACGACCACCTCGTCGCGGTCCACTCCGACGTAGGAAGCGGGGTTGGCGGCCAGCACCTGGGTGGTGGTGATCCCCATCCCGGGAGCGAGTTCGACTACGTCGTCGTTGGGTGACACGGCGAGGGCATCGAGCATCTTCAGGGTGAGTTCACGCCCGCCCGGGCGCAACACACGCTTGCCGAGGCGGGCCAGGAGCCAGTGCCCGGCCACCCGGTCCGCAGCCAGTCCGGCACCGGGGATCAGTTCCTCGTGCCCGTGGTGCTCGACGGGGTCATCGTGGGGCCGGGTTCGGTCGGACTGGTCGGGTGAGCTGGTGATCGACATCGGGCGATCCCTTCTTCATCGGGTCAGCCGACGTTCCCGGTCGGCGTGGATCCACGGTAGGCAGACCTAACGATGGTTGGCAACCCTGCCGTAAGCAGTTCAGCGGCACCGGCGCTGATGGTCGCGGCGAGACCCGATACGGGCTCTGCGTCCACAGCAACAGATGCGTGCACCCCATCTACTCCGGAACCCACTGTGTGCTGGCTCCACCGGAACCCGCTGCGTGTTGGTCGACCCGACCCTGCGGTCATGAGACGCCTAGAAGGTCGGGTAGTTGTAGCGGCCGGCTCCACAGCCGATCGGCGACCGGTTGTCATGTGGCCGTCGGCTATGGGAGGGTCGGGTGGCCCGGGTAGCCTGCGGCGAAGAGACGACGCCCCGGAGACGAAGAAGATGGCCCTCGACCCGCCAGACCGCACCACCCCTGACCGGTCCGCCTCCGATCGCTCGATGTCGGATCGCTTCGCCATCACCGGGCTCACCTTCGACGACGTACTGCTTGTCCCCGCTGCGAGTGATGTCCTCCCCAACGAGGTGTCCACCGCCAGCCCACTGGTGCCGGGTATCACCCTCAACGTGCCGATCCTCTCCGCGGCCATGGACACCGTCACCGAAGGGGCGTTGGCCATCGCCATGGCCCGGGCCGGTGGGATCGGCGTGGTGCACCGCAACCTGTCGGTCGAGGATCAGGCCGCCGAGGTCGACAAGGTCAAGCGTTCGGAGTCGGGGATGATCGTCGACCCCGTCACCCTGGGCCCCGATGCCCTGGTGGCCGACGCCTTGGACCTGATGGCCCGTTACAAGATCTCGGGCGTGCCGATCACCGACCCCGATCGGCGCCTGGTCGGCATCCTCACCAACCGAGACCTGCGCTTCCACCAGGATGTCAACGAGCGCATCGGCGACGTGATGACCAGCGAGAACCTGGTCACCGCCCCCCAGGGCACCACCCTGGAACAAGCCCAGGAGATCTTGGGACGTCACCGCATCGAAAAGCTCCCGGTGGTCGACGCCGACGGGCGCCTGTCCGGCCTCATCACCGTCAAAGACATCCAAAAGCGCATCCAGTACCCCGAGTCCACCAAGGACGACCAGGGCCGTCTGCGCTGCGCCGCCGCGGTGGGCACCGGCCCCGACGCCTTCGAACGGGCCGCCGCTTTGGTCGACGCCGGGGTGGACGTGTTGGTGGTCGACACCGCCCACGGACACTCGGCCGGCGTGCTCGACATCGTGGCCAAGATCGTGGCCGAGTTCCCGGTTCCGATCGTGGCCGGCAACGTCGCCACCTACGACGGCACCCGGGCCCTGCTCGACGCCGGCGCCTCCGCCGTCAAGGTCGGCGTCGGTCCCGGCTCCATCTGCACCACCCGGGTGGTGGCCGGAGTCGGCGTACCTCAGCTCACCGCCATCGACGACGCCCGCGCCGCGCTCGACGGCTACGACGCCTGCCTGATCGGTGACGGCGGCATCCAGTTCTCCGGCGACATCGCCAAGGCCCTGGCCGCCGGTGCCGACACCGTGATGCTCGGCAGTTTGCTGGCCGGTGTCGACGAGAGCCCCGGAGACGTCGTCCTCTACCAGGGGGAGCGGTTCAAGGAGTACCGGGGCATGGGATCCATGGGGGCCATGAAGACCCGGTCGTACTCCAAGGACCGCTACTTCCAGGGTGACGTGATCGACGCCGAGAAGCTGGTGCCCGAGGGCATCGAAGGTCGCGTGGCCTACAAGGGACCGGTGCGGCGCATCCTGTTCCAGCTCACCGGCGGCCTCCGCCAGGCCATGGGCTACTGCGGGGCCGCCACCATCGCCGACCTGCACCAGGCCCGGTTCGTGCGCATCACCGCCGCCGGCCTGCGTGAGAGCCACCCCCACGACGTCACCATCACCGCCGAGGCCCCCAACTATTGGAAGGGCTGACCGGGCCGATGGCCGATCAGTGGGACGACACCCGGGTCCAGCGTTGGCTCGGTCAGTCCGAAGGCATCGACCGCCAGCTCGCCCCGGTGACCGACGCCCTGTTCGCGGCCGCCGACCTCCAGCGCGGCGAGAGGGTGCTCGACGTGGGTTGCGGCCACGGTCCGACCACCAGGTTGGCCGCGGGTGCGGTAGGGCCTGACGGCTCGGTGAGCGGCCTCGACCTGGCCGACGCCATGCTCCGGGCCGCAGCCTCGGTGACCCCCGACCCCGACGCCGCTCCGATCGAGTGGATCAGCGCCGACGCCGTCAACTGGGATCCGGTCGGAACTTCGGTCCGCCCCCACGACGCGGTGATCTCCCGCTACGGGGTCATGTTCTTCTCCGACCCGGTGAAGGCGTTCACCAACATCCGAGCGTCCGCCCCCGAGGGCCGACTGGCCATCGCCACCTGGGCCCACCGTCACCGTTCAGACCTGTTCGAGGTACCCCTGGCCGCCACCCTCGAGGTCATGGCCCAGAGGGGCGTTGTCGTTGACCCGCCCGAACCCGACGAAGGGGCCTTCTCTCTCTGTACCGCCCAGCGGTTGAACGACGTGTTGACCCAGGCGGGCTGGTCTGCGGTCGACACCGTCGAACATCACGCGGCGATGCTTATCGGCGGTGGGACCGACGTGGACACCGCGGCCCACGCCGGCCTCGACCTGGGCCCGACCAGGGTGGTGACCACCGGCCAACCCGACGACCTCCGCTCCGAGGTGATCGAGGCCATCGCCGGTGTCTACCGGTCCCACCTGAACGCAGACGGTCACGTCGCCCTCGGCGGAACGTTTCTCATCACCACCGCCTCGGCCTGATCCGACTAGCCACGACCCCGGGGATGGGTTTGCGCGCCGCGACCGCGCTGCCGGGTGATCGACGCCCGGAACGGGTTCAGGGAGCGGAGAGGTCACCGCGTAGGCTCTGACCTTTCCAATCGGGGTTCGAGGAGCACCAGCACCGTGGCTGAGATCGAGATCGGCATGGGCAAGAGCGGGCGGAGGGCCTACGCGCTCGACGACGTGGCCCTGGTCCCCAACCGGCGTACCCGCGACCCCGAGGACGTCGACCTGTCATGGGAGATCGACGCCTTCCGCTTCGACCTTCCGATCATGGCCGCGGCCATGGACAGCGTGACCAGCCCCACCAGCGCCGCCACGGTCGGGTCGCTCGGCGGCGTGGGCACCCTGGCGTTAGAAGGTTTGTGGACCCGCTACGACGACCCTGAACCCCTCCTGGCCGAGATCGCAGGCGCCGGTCATGCCATGACCACCTCCCGCCTCCAAGAGATGTACGCCGAGCCGATCAAGCCCGAGCTGATCAGGGATCGGATCAAACAGATCAAGGCCAGCGGCGTGGTGTCGTGCGCGGCGATCACCCCCCAGCGCCTCGCCGCCTTCGCCGACACCCTTCTGGCCGCCGAGCTGGATCTGCTCGTGATTCAGGGAACCGTGGTCTCCGCCGAACACGTCACCCGCGACGGTGACCCGCTCAACCTCAAGACGTTCGTCCGACGCTTCGACATCCCGGTGATCGTGGGCGGCTGTGCCGGCTACCAGTCGGCCCGCCACCTGATGCGCACCGGCGCCGCGGGCATCCTGGTCGGAGTCGGATCGGGTGCCACCTCGACCACCCGTGAGGTGCTCGGGGTCGGCGCAGCCCAGGCCACCGCCATCGCCGATGCCCGCGCCGCCCGCATGCGCCACCTCGACGAGACGGGTGTGTACGTGCACCTGATCGCCGATGGTTCGATCACCACCGGCGGAGACATCGCCAAGGCTGTGGCCTGCGGTGCCGACGCCGTGATGATCGGCTCCCCCCTGGCCGCGGCGTCAGATGCCCCCGGACAGGGCTGGCACTGGGGGATCAACAGCGGCCACGCCGACCTGCCCCGATCCTCGGTGGTTCCCGCCCCCTCGGTGGGCACGATCGAGGAGGTCCTGGTCGGACCTGCCCACCGGGCCGACGGTCGCACCAACCTGGCCGGTGCCCTCCGCCGGACCATGGCCACCTGCGGCACCCCGTCGCTTAAAGAGCTCCAACGAGCCGAGCTCACCGTCACCCCGGTGACCCCGATGACAGCGCCGGCCGTCCCCGCATCCGCTGGACCCGTCGGCGCTGGCCCGGTCCTCGTCGTCGACTTCGGCGCCCAGTACGCCCAGCTCATCGCCCGCCGGGTACGTGAAGCCCACGTCTACAGCGAGATCGTCGCCCACACCATCACCGCGGCGGAGGTGGCCGCCCGCCGACCGGCCGGGATCATCTTCTCCGGTGGCCCCAAGTCGGTACACGTCGAAGGCGCCCCCGCCATGGACCCTGGGGTGTACGACCTGGGCATCCCGATCTTCGGTATCTGTTACGGCGCGCAACTCATCGCCCAGCAGCTGGGCGGCACCGTCGCCAACACCGGTGTCGGCGAGTACGGCCGCACCGATCTCGACGTGGTCCACCCCGGTGTGGTGTTCGGCGGAGGCCAACCGGCCCACCAGCAGGTGTGGATGAGCCACTTCGACTCCATCGCCGAAGTCCCCGACGGGTTCACCATCACCGCCACCACCGCTCAGATCCCGGTGGCGGCCATGGAGCACGTGGAGCGCCGGATCCACGCCGTGCAGTTCCACCCCGAGGTCGTCCACACTCCTCACGGCCAGGCTGTGCTCGAGCACTTCCTCTACGACGTGTGCGGCTGCCCCCCGGCATGGACCATGGGGTCGCTCATCGACACCCAGGTCGCCGCCGTGCGCGAACAGGTCGGTACGGCCCGGGTCATCTGCGCCCTGTCTGGTGGCGTGGACTCGGCGGTGGCCGCCGCCCTGGTCCACAAGGCCATCGGCCCCCAGCTCACCTGCGTGTTCGTAGACACCGGCCTCATGCGAGAAGGCGAAGGCGACCAAGTCGTCGAGACCTTCCAACGCCATCAGGGCATAGAGCTCATCCACGTCCGGGCCGCAGACCGCTACTTCGACAAGCTGGCCGGCGTCACCGACCCCGAAGACAAGCGCAAAGCCATCGGCGAGCTGTTCATCCGCATCTTCGAAGATGTGTCCGGCGGCATCGAAGATGCCCGCTTCCTGGTGCAGGGCACGCTGTACCCCGACGTGATCGAGAGCGGCACCGCGTCGGCCGCCAAGATCAAGAGCCACCACAACGTCGGTGGCCTCCCCGACGACATGCAGTTCGACCTGGTCGAACCCCTGCGCCTCCTGTTCAAGGACGAGGTCCGCAAGGTGGGCACCGAACTGGGTCTGCCCGACGAGATCGTGTGGCGCCAACCGTTCCCCGGTCCCGGACTCGGCGTCCGCATCATCGGCGAGGTAACCCCCGACAAGGTGGCCGTCCTCCAACGAGCCGACGCCATCGTCCGTGAAGAGATCCGCGCCGCCGGCCTCGAGCGCGAGATCTGGCAGGCCTTCGCCGTGCTGCCCGACATCCGCAGCGTCGGGGTCATGGGAGACGAACGAACCTACGGGTACCCGATCATCATCCGCGCCGTCACCTCCGAAGACGCCATGACCGCCGACTTCGCCCGCCTCCCCTACGACCTGCTCGAACGCATGAGCCAGCGCATCATCGGCGAGGTCCCCGGAGTAAACCGCGTCGCATACGACGTGACATCGAAGCCTCCCGGCACGATCGAGTGGGAGTGACCGCTTCGCGGTGAGCGGGGGGCGGAGCCGATGTCACGTCCTCCGACACGTCTCTCCCGCTCTTGTTCGACTTCGTCGAACGGGCCGCTCGGGCCCTGGATCGAAACCGCCGGGCACGATCGAGTGGGAGTGACCGCTTCGCGGTGAGGACCAGCTTTGGTCGGCACGGTGCGTGCTGAAGGGTCGATCCTGATCACTGCTTGCGGTTTTCGGTGGGTTCGCGGATGATCAGAGGGCGAGGCCCCGCAGGGGGCGGGGCCCTCACCTCGGAGGTGGGCGCCATGGCTCTGACCACTCGGATGCAGGACCAGGCGGTGGTCGACCTGTCGGCGGGCCGGTGGCGGCGAGCATGGAGGGAAACCGGTCCCGATGACACCATCCTCGAACAGTTCCTGAACAGCCAGTCCGAGCTGAACGCCAGGCTGGCGTTGGCGGGCGGGGGACGGGCGGTAGCGGTGGAGGGGGCGAACCTGGCCGACTCCCGCAGCGCCGTTCCCTATCTCAACCAGGCGGTGCTGGCTCGCCCCGCGCCTCGCAGCGATGATCCCGTGT
It encodes the following:
- a CDS encoding GNAT family N-acetyltransferase, yielding MTYRIEPLAGHDLGAFECGNDDLGEWLRRHARTATGQGVRTYVLVDEDGAVVGYFAVAPHLLDRAEAPSKLARGASRQIPAILLTKFAIVTSLQGQGLGSELLLGALGVIIDAARRAGGRVVVVDAIDDQARAFYLHHDFQPIPGHDRRLAMKLSTAAKALLIAWP
- a CDS encoding class I SAM-dependent methyltransferase codes for the protein MSITSSPDQSDRTRPHDDPVEHHGHEELIPGAGLAADRVAGHWLLARLGKRVLRPGGRELTLKMLDALAVSPNDDVVELAPGMGITTTQVLAANPASYVGVDRDEVVVERMASQMNGTNRRAVNGSASDTGLPDRCADVVFGEAYLTMQGAKQKDRILAELARISRPGARLGLHEVAFAPDDVTEDDADRAAHDLQSTIKVNVTPLTIAGWRKLLDDAGFDVAHCSTAPLHLLEPRRLIADEGFTGAARFGVNVAKDKPARERVLSMRKAMHDNAKHLQAVTLTAVRRSDEAPS
- a CDS encoding RHS repeat-associated core domain-containing protein → MRGYDARGNRTSMTHPSGTTATFGFDAENRMTSAVLPTTWQDDTARQYVPVPASRIVDTTTGAGTCDGAPCARLAADDPVAVKVTGVGGVPATGVTAVVVSIIASGTTSDGWLEVNPAGDAAAGTLPLNAGQTSAQTVTAKVAANGTITLASGEGVDLSVDVVGYFRAPSPWVPALNYWPLTPTVTAESTSGTGVCDASPCGTLPAGETDIATAGHGGIPASGVNAVTVSILAQHANGGQVRVAPSGDAAAGELVWETGSVGAAGVFTVPLNPDGTITLETAGVTSIRVAVTGYWKVPTGNDTGLGLDLLEAPTRLVDTTTSTGMCDNNPCDTLQANTPVEVAVTGQGGLSGEIMAVMVSVTAINPTGTGVLGVGTTEADLGGGIVVFDPAQHASTTMIIPLTGTGTFTIGSWTETDVAVDVIGVFRAPTRTWRYEYDTTGMRTAKQLDNTAGTGVEWRKEHTWTAGTGLPLLLAEHQGAQSAYVIYGPGGTPIYQINTTGEVQYFHQDHQGSTQLTTNANGTTRNTISYNAHGEITANTNWWLEQPLNGYTGQYHDPETGYIYLRARHYDPTTGQFTTVDPLVAMTEEPYGYVSGNPLNRNDPSGLYWGEGVVNGVVEIATQGNADCLDILDADCQTIAEQYPTTTQQVVEGSAGFVDTLTLGNGRTIFPDTEIDWASSASKAGQAAGALSLLPLAVGNPSAFGFYSASMATVGCLSAAGRAGRLTPNCVQALVMFGLGGYLSSVSRLLPYWAPPWLRDVVAGMMSWYVDCAAYLE
- a CDS encoding transposase, which gives rise to MAAVWYWGRALTEDPDRVGTVAAVGVDETKYLAANATERTRWISAVWDLDNRHVIDVIEGRQGPELSAWLDAQPEWWRKLVTVTVTDLHEPFRRSLATHLPNAVAVADPFHVVGVATRVVDRTRRRVQQDTHGRRGRKADPLYRSRKLLTIGAERLDADHRAPASLSCSRWETLTVKSTKPGLPKKSFATSTRCGATSPALHAGSTASSKAAETPPPPKFAEWPAPSPNGETRSWHGTTAATPTALSRASTR
- a CDS encoding DUF1778 domain-containing protein; its protein translation is MAVKTERMEARVSPDQRARIERAASAAGVSVSAFLVGAAVKRADEVIAEATTTTVPADYFDELLAVLDAAGPAPRLAEAAKRANRAPRIAPR